A stretch of Gopherus evgoodei ecotype Sinaloan lineage chromosome 19, rGopEvg1_v1.p, whole genome shotgun sequence DNA encodes these proteins:
- the ST14 gene encoding suppressor of tumorigenicity 14 protein isoform X1 — translation MKNYRLSEERKMNDYQLPPGQKLETSDSGLKYNNRKEDMNGLEEGVEFLPTMNAKKVEKRGPKRWVVVCAVLLVFLLVSLIVGLLVWHFKYRRAPVQKVYNGHLVIVNMNFIDAYENSSSTEFAMLSKKVQQTIEEIYKNNRAIGPYHKKTVITAFSEGSVIAYYWSKFIVPAYRAEALDKAMADKQSLIQTVEYRARNPVLQVNSIVAFPADSSIMQSPGDKSCNFALHAKEGEITSFTTPGFPNSPYPNNARCIWVLRADADSIISLTFKTFDVEGCSEGSDFIRVYNSLSPVEPHTLVTLCGSYPPSYNLTFLSSQNVMLVMLITNAEGRNPGFKAEFFQLPKAKTCSKTLKGQGGTFTTPYYPAHYPSNMDCVWDIEVPSTKNVKVRFNLFYVLEPGVPVSSCTKDYVEISNTKYCGERSQFVVASNNNKITVRFHSDQSYTDTGFSAEFLSYDSSDPCPGKFTCKTGRCIDKVMHCDGWMDCTDGSDERSCNCTKEQFRCNNGWCKPRFWLCDGVNDCGDNSDELQCKCPDKNFKCSNGKCIPETQKCDGKDDCGDGSDEGTCSRVVSVSCKDYTYKCRNSVCLSKTNPECDGTKDCADNSDEESCDCGIRSYSKKTRIVGGQDSEVGEWPWQVSLHVKGQGHVCGASLISDKWLVSAAHCFQDQGTISYSDPKQWTAFLGLHDQSDRNNKMVQERSIKSIISNTQFNDFTYDYDIAVLELQSPVEFTTTVRPVCLPDATHDFPSGKEIWVTGWGATSEGGAGATILQKATIRVINQTTCNTLLTNQITPRMMCVGILTGGIDACQGDSGGPLVSVENSSRLFLAGVVSWGDGCAQRNKPGVYTRVSKLRDWIKQHTGI, via the exons GACATGAACGgcctggaggagggggtggagttcCTCCCCACCATGAATGCCAAGAAGGTGGAGAAACGCGGCCCAAAGCGATGGGTGGTGGTGTGTGCTGTGCTGCTCGTCTTCCTGCTAGTCTCCCTTATCGTCGGCCTCCTGGTGTGGCACTTCAAAT ACCGGAGAGCCCCTGTCCAGAAGGTTTACAATGGCCACCTAGTGATTGTGAATATGAACTTCATCGACGCCTACGAGAACTCCAGCTCCACCGAGTTTGCCATGCTCTCGAAGAAGGTGCAGCAGACG ATCGAGGAGATCTATAAAAATAACCGAGCCATTGGCCCTTATCACAAGAAAACAGTAATAACTGCATTCAG TGAGGGCAGTGTGATTGCCTATTACTGGTCGAAGTTCATCGTCCCAGCATACAGGGCTGAGGCGCTCGACAAGGCCATGGCTGACAAGCAGAGTCTGATCCAAACGGTGGAATACAGGGCACGGAACCCCGTGCTGCAAGTTAATTCGATTGTTGCTTTCC ctGCTGATTCCAGTATAATGCAGTCACCAGGAGACA AGAGCTGCAATTTTGCCCTACACGCCAAGGAAGGCGAGATCACCAGCTTCACTACCCCGGGCTTTCCCAACAGCCCGTACCCGAACAATGCTCGTTGCATTTGGGTCCTGAGGGCCGACGCTGACTCTATCATCAGCCTTACCTTCAAGACCTTTGATGTGGAAGGCTGCAGCGAAGGGAGCGACTTCATCAGGGTCTACAACTCCCTGAGCCCCGTGGAACCTCACACCCTTGTGAC gctgtGCGGCAGTTACCCTCCATCCTACAACCTGACCTTCCTGTCCTCCCAGAACGTCATGCTGGTCATGCTGATCACCAATGCCGAGGGGCGGAATCCTGGCTTCAAGGCAGAGTTCTTCCAGCTCCCGAAGGCTAAAA CCTGCAGCAAGACTTTGAAAGGACAAGGTGGAACCTTCACCACCCCTTACTACCCGGCCCACTATCCGTCCAACATGGATTGTGTCTGGGACATAGAG GTCCCCTCTACAAAGAACGTGAAGGTGCGTTTCAACCTGTTCTACGTATTGGAACCTGGTGTCCCGGTCAGTTCCTGCACCAAGGATTATGTGGAGATCAGCAATACCAA GTACTGTGGCGAGCGCTCCCAGTTTGTGGTGgcaagtaacaacaacaaaatcacagTCCGGTTCCATTCAGACCAGTCATACACAGACACCGGCTTCTCGGCAGAGTTCCTGTCTTACGATTCCAGTGACC CCTGTCCTGGCAAGTTCACCTGCAAAACTGGCCGCTGCATTGATAAAGTCATGCACTGCGATGGCTGGATGGACTGCACGGATGGCAGCGACGAACGCTCCTGCA ATTGCACCAAGGAGCAGTTCAGGTGTAATAACGGCTGGTGCAAGCCACGCTTCTGGCTATGCGACGGTGTGAACGATTGTGGGGACAACAGCGATGAGCTGCAGTGCA AATGCCCAGATAAGAACTTCAAGTGCAGCAATGGGAAATGCATCCCTGAAACCCAGAAGTGTGACGGCAAGGACGACTGCGGGGACGGGAGCGACGAGGGCACCTGCAGCAGAG tGGTGTCGGTCTCCTGCAAGGATTACACCTACAAGTGCCGCAACAGCGTGTGCCTGAGCAAGACCAACCCGGAGTGCGATGGGACCAAGGATTGTGCTGATAACTCGGATGAGGAGAGCTGTG ACTGTGGGATCCGCTCTTACAGCAAGAAGACCCGGATCGTTGGCGGGCAGGACTCGGAAGTGGGCGAGTGGCCGTGGCAGGTCAGCCTACATGTGAAAGGCCAGGGGCACGTCTGTGGAGCCTCGCTAATATCGGACAAGTGGCTGGTTTCAGCAGCACATTGCTTCCAAGACCAGGGGACAATCAG TTACTCAGACCCCAAGCAGTGGACGGCCTTTCTAGGGCTTCATGACCAGAGTGACCGGAATAACAAGATGGTGCAAGAGCGGAGCATCAAGAGCATCATCAGCAACACCCAATTCAACGACTTCACCTACGACTACGACATCGCTGTGCTGGAGCTGCAGAGTCCTGTCGAATTCACCACCACTGTCCGGCCCGTCTGCCTACCTGATGCCACCCATGACTTCCCTTCTGGCAAGGAAATCTGGGTGACTGGATGGGGGGCCACctcagaaggag GTGCTGGTGCCACCATCCTGCAGAAGGCGACGATTCGAGTGATTAACCAGACCACATGCAACACACTGCTGACCAACCAGATAACACCACGCATGATGTGTGTGGGGATCCTGACGGGGGGTATCGATGCCTGCCAG GGGGACTCGGGCGGGCCGTTGGTTAGCGTGGAGAACAGCAGCAGGCTGTTTCTGGCTGGTGTGGTCAGCTGGGGAGACGGCTGTGCCCAGCGGAACAAACCAGGAGTCTACACTCGGGTCTCCAAGCTGCGGGACTGGATCAAGCAGCACACCGGGATCTAG
- the ST14 gene encoding suppressor of tumorigenicity 14 protein isoform X2: MNGLEEGVEFLPTMNAKKVEKRGPKRWVVVCAVLLVFLLVSLIVGLLVWHFKYRRAPVQKVYNGHLVIVNMNFIDAYENSSSTEFAMLSKKVQQTIEEIYKNNRAIGPYHKKTVITAFSEGSVIAYYWSKFIVPAYRAEALDKAMADKQSLIQTVEYRARNPVLQVNSIVAFPADSSIMQSPGDKSCNFALHAKEGEITSFTTPGFPNSPYPNNARCIWVLRADADSIISLTFKTFDVEGCSEGSDFIRVYNSLSPVEPHTLVTLCGSYPPSYNLTFLSSQNVMLVMLITNAEGRNPGFKAEFFQLPKAKTCSKTLKGQGGTFTTPYYPAHYPSNMDCVWDIEVPSTKNVKVRFNLFYVLEPGVPVSSCTKDYVEISNTKYCGERSQFVVASNNNKITVRFHSDQSYTDTGFSAEFLSYDSSDPCPGKFTCKTGRCIDKVMHCDGWMDCTDGSDERSCNCTKEQFRCNNGWCKPRFWLCDGVNDCGDNSDELQCKCPDKNFKCSNGKCIPETQKCDGKDDCGDGSDEGTCSRVVSVSCKDYTYKCRNSVCLSKTNPECDGTKDCADNSDEESCDCGIRSYSKKTRIVGGQDSEVGEWPWQVSLHVKGQGHVCGASLISDKWLVSAAHCFQDQGTISYSDPKQWTAFLGLHDQSDRNNKMVQERSIKSIISNTQFNDFTYDYDIAVLELQSPVEFTTTVRPVCLPDATHDFPSGKEIWVTGWGATSEGGAGATILQKATIRVINQTTCNTLLTNQITPRMMCVGILTGGIDACQGDSGGPLVSVENSSRLFLAGVVSWGDGCAQRNKPGVYTRVSKLRDWIKQHTGI, encoded by the exons ATGAACGgcctggaggagggggtggagttcCTCCCCACCATGAATGCCAAGAAGGTGGAGAAACGCGGCCCAAAGCGATGGGTGGTGGTGTGTGCTGTGCTGCTCGTCTTCCTGCTAGTCTCCCTTATCGTCGGCCTCCTGGTGTGGCACTTCAAAT ACCGGAGAGCCCCTGTCCAGAAGGTTTACAATGGCCACCTAGTGATTGTGAATATGAACTTCATCGACGCCTACGAGAACTCCAGCTCCACCGAGTTTGCCATGCTCTCGAAGAAGGTGCAGCAGACG ATCGAGGAGATCTATAAAAATAACCGAGCCATTGGCCCTTATCACAAGAAAACAGTAATAACTGCATTCAG TGAGGGCAGTGTGATTGCCTATTACTGGTCGAAGTTCATCGTCCCAGCATACAGGGCTGAGGCGCTCGACAAGGCCATGGCTGACAAGCAGAGTCTGATCCAAACGGTGGAATACAGGGCACGGAACCCCGTGCTGCAAGTTAATTCGATTGTTGCTTTCC ctGCTGATTCCAGTATAATGCAGTCACCAGGAGACA AGAGCTGCAATTTTGCCCTACACGCCAAGGAAGGCGAGATCACCAGCTTCACTACCCCGGGCTTTCCCAACAGCCCGTACCCGAACAATGCTCGTTGCATTTGGGTCCTGAGGGCCGACGCTGACTCTATCATCAGCCTTACCTTCAAGACCTTTGATGTGGAAGGCTGCAGCGAAGGGAGCGACTTCATCAGGGTCTACAACTCCCTGAGCCCCGTGGAACCTCACACCCTTGTGAC gctgtGCGGCAGTTACCCTCCATCCTACAACCTGACCTTCCTGTCCTCCCAGAACGTCATGCTGGTCATGCTGATCACCAATGCCGAGGGGCGGAATCCTGGCTTCAAGGCAGAGTTCTTCCAGCTCCCGAAGGCTAAAA CCTGCAGCAAGACTTTGAAAGGACAAGGTGGAACCTTCACCACCCCTTACTACCCGGCCCACTATCCGTCCAACATGGATTGTGTCTGGGACATAGAG GTCCCCTCTACAAAGAACGTGAAGGTGCGTTTCAACCTGTTCTACGTATTGGAACCTGGTGTCCCGGTCAGTTCCTGCACCAAGGATTATGTGGAGATCAGCAATACCAA GTACTGTGGCGAGCGCTCCCAGTTTGTGGTGgcaagtaacaacaacaaaatcacagTCCGGTTCCATTCAGACCAGTCATACACAGACACCGGCTTCTCGGCAGAGTTCCTGTCTTACGATTCCAGTGACC CCTGTCCTGGCAAGTTCACCTGCAAAACTGGCCGCTGCATTGATAAAGTCATGCACTGCGATGGCTGGATGGACTGCACGGATGGCAGCGACGAACGCTCCTGCA ATTGCACCAAGGAGCAGTTCAGGTGTAATAACGGCTGGTGCAAGCCACGCTTCTGGCTATGCGACGGTGTGAACGATTGTGGGGACAACAGCGATGAGCTGCAGTGCA AATGCCCAGATAAGAACTTCAAGTGCAGCAATGGGAAATGCATCCCTGAAACCCAGAAGTGTGACGGCAAGGACGACTGCGGGGACGGGAGCGACGAGGGCACCTGCAGCAGAG tGGTGTCGGTCTCCTGCAAGGATTACACCTACAAGTGCCGCAACAGCGTGTGCCTGAGCAAGACCAACCCGGAGTGCGATGGGACCAAGGATTGTGCTGATAACTCGGATGAGGAGAGCTGTG ACTGTGGGATCCGCTCTTACAGCAAGAAGACCCGGATCGTTGGCGGGCAGGACTCGGAAGTGGGCGAGTGGCCGTGGCAGGTCAGCCTACATGTGAAAGGCCAGGGGCACGTCTGTGGAGCCTCGCTAATATCGGACAAGTGGCTGGTTTCAGCAGCACATTGCTTCCAAGACCAGGGGACAATCAG TTACTCAGACCCCAAGCAGTGGACGGCCTTTCTAGGGCTTCATGACCAGAGTGACCGGAATAACAAGATGGTGCAAGAGCGGAGCATCAAGAGCATCATCAGCAACACCCAATTCAACGACTTCACCTACGACTACGACATCGCTGTGCTGGAGCTGCAGAGTCCTGTCGAATTCACCACCACTGTCCGGCCCGTCTGCCTACCTGATGCCACCCATGACTTCCCTTCTGGCAAGGAAATCTGGGTGACTGGATGGGGGGCCACctcagaaggag GTGCTGGTGCCACCATCCTGCAGAAGGCGACGATTCGAGTGATTAACCAGACCACATGCAACACACTGCTGACCAACCAGATAACACCACGCATGATGTGTGTGGGGATCCTGACGGGGGGTATCGATGCCTGCCAG GGGGACTCGGGCGGGCCGTTGGTTAGCGTGGAGAACAGCAGCAGGCTGTTTCTGGCTGGTGTGGTCAGCTGGGGAGACGGCTGTGCCCAGCGGAACAAACCAGGAGTCTACACTCGGGTCTCCAAGCTGCGGGACTGGATCAAGCAGCACACCGGGATCTAG